In Nerophis ophidion isolate RoL-2023_Sa linkage group LG02, RoL_Noph_v1.0, whole genome shotgun sequence, one DNA window encodes the following:
- the sp1 gene encoding transcription factor Sp1 isoform X1, with the protein MRLSCRRNGGNPLLFCHLFEVNIINSTKFFRARRSVDQQQGEMAAVESGGGFSQKRNSQDSQQPSPLALLAATCSRIDTPGESDSSGEHQPGQQQLDMSQGILTSGANGWQVVPISVQASSSCVNTVTEAGKSRMVLSPSSSSASSTTATVSTQGQQQYVVAQAPTLQSQQVLTTIPGMVPNIQYQVIPQFQTVDGQPLQFAHGHQDASAASGQQFQIVSSANGQQLIAATNRGGGAGNIIAMPSLIQGSIPLQNITLGNSVLQNQHQFLANMPVSLNGNITLLPVSTGAGGAGGDSNNGGDAGNQLVQQLPTSSSSGYLTNVSSNTTQTSASYGMTQTHSSGAVAGTFQQSGGSSLGVPIQPDNREAQHPQQILIQPQQVIQGGTPLQTIQAGAITTAGGQVFATPTVSQEGLQNLQIMPNTGSILLRTVGPNGQVSWQTLQIQSPTGAQITLAQLGQTQGAPAAAGLSVNAVQIPGLQTINLNTLGGSGLQMHQLQSVPITLTSTAESAGDQTLQTGAESLDDSTALDDEDISPPQQGRRNRREACTCPYCKDGEGRRSDPTKKKQHICHIIGCGKIYGKTSHLRAHLRWHTGERPFVCSWSFCGKRFTRSDELQRHKRTHTGEKRFECTECPKRFMRSDHLSKHIKTHFNKKGALGANSGAISTNPASPAMEGGSDGLSAGDQHTIVAMETLSAESIARLASSGINMVPVDLNHINGGSY; encoded by the exons GACTCTCAGCAGCCATCGCCCCTGGCTCTGCTGGCGGCCACTTGCAGTCGCATCGACACGCCGGGGGAGAGCGACTCGTCTGGCGAGCATCAGCCAGGCCAGCAGCAGCTGGACATGAGCCAGGGCATCTTAACCTCCGGTGCCAACGGCTGGCAGGTGGTCCCCATCAGCGTGCAAGCGTCGTCGTCGTGTGTCAACACCGTCACCGAGGCGGGAAAGAGCAGAATGGTGCTGTCTCCATCATCGTCTTCAGCGTCATCAACCACAGCCACTGTGAGCACTCAGGGACAGCAGCAGTATGTGGTAGCTCAGGCGCCAACACTACAGAGTCAACAGGTGCTCACCACCATCCCTGGCATGGTGCCCAATATCCAGTATCAGGTCATTCCTCAGTTTCAGACTGTCGATGGTCAGCCGCTGCAGTTTGCACATGGCCACCAAGATGCCAGCGCAGCTTCCGGACAGCAGTTTCAGATCGTGTCTTCTGCCAACGGGCAGCAGCTCATAGCCGCCACAAACAGAGGTGGCGGAGCAGGAAACATTATCGCGATGCCCAGCCTTATTCAGGGCTCCATTCCCCTCCAGAACATCACATTGGGAAACAGCGTTTTGCAGAACCAGCACCAGTTCCTAGCAAATATGCCCGTGTCGCTTAATGGAAACATCACACTGCTGCCCGTCAGCACCGGCGCTGGTGGCGCTGGAGGAGACTCGAATAACGGCGGAGACGCGGGAAACCAGCTTGTCCAGCAACTGCCGACGTCTTCCAGCAGTGGTTACCTAACAAATGTCTCCAGCAATACCACTCAGACCTCCGCCTCGTACGGTATGACCCAAACACACAGTAGTGGAGCCGTGGCGGGGACATTCCAGCAGAGCGGAGGGTCTTCTTTAGGTGTCCCCATACAGCCGGACAACCGAGAGGCGCAACATCCGCAGCAAATCCTCATCCAGCCTCAACAGGTCATCCAAGGAGGAACACCCCTCCAAACCATCCAGGCCGGTGCCATTACAACAGCGGGCGGCCAGGTGTTTGCCACTCCGACAGTCAGCCAGGAAGGCCTCCAGAACCTCCAGATCATGCCAAACACGGGCTCCATCTTGCTGCGTACGGTAGGGCCCAACGGCCAGGTCAGCTGGCAGACCCTGCAGATTCAGAGTCCAACGGGAGCACAGATCACACTGGCCCAACTGGGTCAGACTCAGGGAGCCCCTGCAGCCGCCGGACTATCCGTCAACGCGGTGCAGATCCCCGGGCTTCAGACCATAAATCTCAACACCCTTGGAGGCTCGGGCCTGCAGATGCACCAACTCCAGAGTGTTCCCATCACCCTTACCAGCACGGCAG AGTCTGCAGGTGACCAAACGTTGCAGACGGGCGCCGAGAGTTTGGACGACAGCACTGCTCTGGACGATGAGGACATCAGCCCGCCGCAGCAGGGACGACGTAATCGCAGGGAAGCCTGCACTTGTCCTTACTGCAAAGATGGAGAGGGGCG TAGGAGCGATCCGACCAAAAAGAAGCAGCACATCTGTCACATCATCGGATGTGGCAAGATCTACGGAAAGACGTCACACCTGAGGGCCCACCTTCGCTGGCATACGGGGGAGCGACCCTTCGTCTGCAGCTGGTCCTTCTGCGGCAAGCGCTTCACTCGGTCCGATGAGCTTCAGCGTCACAAGAGGACGCACACAG GCGAGAAAAGGTTTGAGTGCACGGAGTGTCCCAAGCGCTTCATGCGGAGCGACCACCTGTCCAAGCACATCAAGACCCACTTCAACAAGAAGGGAGCGCTGGGCGCCAACAGCGGCGCCATCTCCACCAACCCCGCCTCGCCGGCCATGGAGGGCGGCTCGGACGGGCTGTCCGCCGGCGATCAGCACACCATCGTCGCCATGGAAACCCTGTCCGCGGAGAGCATAGCCCGGCTAGCCAGCAGCGGTATCAACATGGTGCCGGTGGACCTGAATCACATCAATGGGGGCAGCTACTAG
- the sp1 gene encoding transcription factor Sp1 isoform X4: MAAVESGGGFSQKRNSQDSQQPSPLALLAATCSRIDTPGESDSSGEHQPGQQQLDMSQGILTSGANGWQVVPISVQASSSCVNTVTEAGKSRMVLSPSSSSASSTTATVSTQGQQQYVVAQAPTLQSQQVLTTIPGMVPNIQYQVIPQFQTVDGQPLQFAHGHQDASAASGQQFQIVSSANGQQLIAATNRGGGAGNIIAMPSLIQGSIPLQNITLGNSVLQNQHQFLANMPVSLNGNITLLPVSTGAGGAGGDSNNGGDAGNQLVQQLPTSSSSGYLTNVSSNTTQTSASYGMTQTHSSGAVAGTFQQSGGSSLGVPIQPDNREAQHPQQILIQPQQVIQGGTPLQTIQAGAITTAGGQVFATPTVSQEGLQNLQIMPNTGSILLRTVGPNGQVSWQTLQIQSPTGAQITLAQLGQTQGAPAAAGLSVNAVQIPGLQTINLNTLGGSGLQMHQLQSVPITLTSTAESAGDQTLQTGAESLDDSTALDDEDISPPQQGRRNRREACTCPYCKDGEGRRSDPTKKKQHICHIIGCGKIYGKTSHLRAHLRWHTGERPFVCSWSFCGKRFTRSDELQRHKRTHTGEKRFECTECPKRFMRSDHLSKHIKTHFNKKGALGANSGAISTNPASPAMEGGSDGLSAGDQHTIVAMETLSAESIARLASSGINMVPVDLNHINGGSY; the protein is encoded by the exons GACTCTCAGCAGCCATCGCCCCTGGCTCTGCTGGCGGCCACTTGCAGTCGCATCGACACGCCGGGGGAGAGCGACTCGTCTGGCGAGCATCAGCCAGGCCAGCAGCAGCTGGACATGAGCCAGGGCATCTTAACCTCCGGTGCCAACGGCTGGCAGGTGGTCCCCATCAGCGTGCAAGCGTCGTCGTCGTGTGTCAACACCGTCACCGAGGCGGGAAAGAGCAGAATGGTGCTGTCTCCATCATCGTCTTCAGCGTCATCAACCACAGCCACTGTGAGCACTCAGGGACAGCAGCAGTATGTGGTAGCTCAGGCGCCAACACTACAGAGTCAACAGGTGCTCACCACCATCCCTGGCATGGTGCCCAATATCCAGTATCAGGTCATTCCTCAGTTTCAGACTGTCGATGGTCAGCCGCTGCAGTTTGCACATGGCCACCAAGATGCCAGCGCAGCTTCCGGACAGCAGTTTCAGATCGTGTCTTCTGCCAACGGGCAGCAGCTCATAGCCGCCACAAACAGAGGTGGCGGAGCAGGAAACATTATCGCGATGCCCAGCCTTATTCAGGGCTCCATTCCCCTCCAGAACATCACATTGGGAAACAGCGTTTTGCAGAACCAGCACCAGTTCCTAGCAAATATGCCCGTGTCGCTTAATGGAAACATCACACTGCTGCCCGTCAGCACCGGCGCTGGTGGCGCTGGAGGAGACTCGAATAACGGCGGAGACGCGGGAAACCAGCTTGTCCAGCAACTGCCGACGTCTTCCAGCAGTGGTTACCTAACAAATGTCTCCAGCAATACCACTCAGACCTCCGCCTCGTACGGTATGACCCAAACACACAGTAGTGGAGCCGTGGCGGGGACATTCCAGCAGAGCGGAGGGTCTTCTTTAGGTGTCCCCATACAGCCGGACAACCGAGAGGCGCAACATCCGCAGCAAATCCTCATCCAGCCTCAACAGGTCATCCAAGGAGGAACACCCCTCCAAACCATCCAGGCCGGTGCCATTACAACAGCGGGCGGCCAGGTGTTTGCCACTCCGACAGTCAGCCAGGAAGGCCTCCAGAACCTCCAGATCATGCCAAACACGGGCTCCATCTTGCTGCGTACGGTAGGGCCCAACGGCCAGGTCAGCTGGCAGACCCTGCAGATTCAGAGTCCAACGGGAGCACAGATCACACTGGCCCAACTGGGTCAGACTCAGGGAGCCCCTGCAGCCGCCGGACTATCCGTCAACGCGGTGCAGATCCCCGGGCTTCAGACCATAAATCTCAACACCCTTGGAGGCTCGGGCCTGCAGATGCACCAACTCCAGAGTGTTCCCATCACCCTTACCAGCACGGCAG AGTCTGCAGGTGACCAAACGTTGCAGACGGGCGCCGAGAGTTTGGACGACAGCACTGCTCTGGACGATGAGGACATCAGCCCGCCGCAGCAGGGACGACGTAATCGCAGGGAAGCCTGCACTTGTCCTTACTGCAAAGATGGAGAGGGGCG TAGGAGCGATCCGACCAAAAAGAAGCAGCACATCTGTCACATCATCGGATGTGGCAAGATCTACGGAAAGACGTCACACCTGAGGGCCCACCTTCGCTGGCATACGGGGGAGCGACCCTTCGTCTGCAGCTGGTCCTTCTGCGGCAAGCGCTTCACTCGGTCCGATGAGCTTCAGCGTCACAAGAGGACGCACACAG GCGAGAAAAGGTTTGAGTGCACGGAGTGTCCCAAGCGCTTCATGCGGAGCGACCACCTGTCCAAGCACATCAAGACCCACTTCAACAAGAAGGGAGCGCTGGGCGCCAACAGCGGCGCCATCTCCACCAACCCCGCCTCGCCGGCCATGGAGGGCGGCTCGGACGGGCTGTCCGCCGGCGATCAGCACACCATCGTCGCCATGGAAACCCTGTCCGCGGAGAGCATAGCCCGGCTAGCCAGCAGCGGTATCAACATGGTGCCGGTGGACCTGAATCACATCAATGGGGGCAGCTACTAG
- the sp1 gene encoding transcription factor Sp1 isoform X3: MSNQQQGEMAAVESGGGFSQKRNSQDSQQPSPLALLAATCSRIDTPGESDSSGEHQPGQQQLDMSQGILTSGANGWQVVPISVQASSSCVNTVTEAGKSRMVLSPSSSSASSTTATVSTQGQQQYVVAQAPTLQSQQVLTTIPGMVPNIQYQVIPQFQTVDGQPLQFAHGHQDASAASGQQFQIVSSANGQQLIAATNRGGGAGNIIAMPSLIQGSIPLQNITLGNSVLQNQHQFLANMPVSLNGNITLLPVSTGAGGAGGDSNNGGDAGNQLVQQLPTSSSSGYLTNVSSNTTQTSASYGMTQTHSSGAVAGTFQQSGGSSLGVPIQPDNREAQHPQQILIQPQQVIQGGTPLQTIQAGAITTAGGQVFATPTVSQEGLQNLQIMPNTGSILLRTVGPNGQVSWQTLQIQSPTGAQITLAQLGQTQGAPAAAGLSVNAVQIPGLQTINLNTLGGSGLQMHQLQSVPITLTSTAESAGDQTLQTGAESLDDSTALDDEDISPPQQGRRNRREACTCPYCKDGEGRRSDPTKKKQHICHIIGCGKIYGKTSHLRAHLRWHTGERPFVCSWSFCGKRFTRSDELQRHKRTHTGEKRFECTECPKRFMRSDHLSKHIKTHFNKKGALGANSGAISTNPASPAMEGGSDGLSAGDQHTIVAMETLSAESIARLASSGINMVPVDLNHINGGSY, encoded by the exons GACTCTCAGCAGCCATCGCCCCTGGCTCTGCTGGCGGCCACTTGCAGTCGCATCGACACGCCGGGGGAGAGCGACTCGTCTGGCGAGCATCAGCCAGGCCAGCAGCAGCTGGACATGAGCCAGGGCATCTTAACCTCCGGTGCCAACGGCTGGCAGGTGGTCCCCATCAGCGTGCAAGCGTCGTCGTCGTGTGTCAACACCGTCACCGAGGCGGGAAAGAGCAGAATGGTGCTGTCTCCATCATCGTCTTCAGCGTCATCAACCACAGCCACTGTGAGCACTCAGGGACAGCAGCAGTATGTGGTAGCTCAGGCGCCAACACTACAGAGTCAACAGGTGCTCACCACCATCCCTGGCATGGTGCCCAATATCCAGTATCAGGTCATTCCTCAGTTTCAGACTGTCGATGGTCAGCCGCTGCAGTTTGCACATGGCCACCAAGATGCCAGCGCAGCTTCCGGACAGCAGTTTCAGATCGTGTCTTCTGCCAACGGGCAGCAGCTCATAGCCGCCACAAACAGAGGTGGCGGAGCAGGAAACATTATCGCGATGCCCAGCCTTATTCAGGGCTCCATTCCCCTCCAGAACATCACATTGGGAAACAGCGTTTTGCAGAACCAGCACCAGTTCCTAGCAAATATGCCCGTGTCGCTTAATGGAAACATCACACTGCTGCCCGTCAGCACCGGCGCTGGTGGCGCTGGAGGAGACTCGAATAACGGCGGAGACGCGGGAAACCAGCTTGTCCAGCAACTGCCGACGTCTTCCAGCAGTGGTTACCTAACAAATGTCTCCAGCAATACCACTCAGACCTCCGCCTCGTACGGTATGACCCAAACACACAGTAGTGGAGCCGTGGCGGGGACATTCCAGCAGAGCGGAGGGTCTTCTTTAGGTGTCCCCATACAGCCGGACAACCGAGAGGCGCAACATCCGCAGCAAATCCTCATCCAGCCTCAACAGGTCATCCAAGGAGGAACACCCCTCCAAACCATCCAGGCCGGTGCCATTACAACAGCGGGCGGCCAGGTGTTTGCCACTCCGACAGTCAGCCAGGAAGGCCTCCAGAACCTCCAGATCATGCCAAACACGGGCTCCATCTTGCTGCGTACGGTAGGGCCCAACGGCCAGGTCAGCTGGCAGACCCTGCAGATTCAGAGTCCAACGGGAGCACAGATCACACTGGCCCAACTGGGTCAGACTCAGGGAGCCCCTGCAGCCGCCGGACTATCCGTCAACGCGGTGCAGATCCCCGGGCTTCAGACCATAAATCTCAACACCCTTGGAGGCTCGGGCCTGCAGATGCACCAACTCCAGAGTGTTCCCATCACCCTTACCAGCACGGCAG AGTCTGCAGGTGACCAAACGTTGCAGACGGGCGCCGAGAGTTTGGACGACAGCACTGCTCTGGACGATGAGGACATCAGCCCGCCGCAGCAGGGACGACGTAATCGCAGGGAAGCCTGCACTTGTCCTTACTGCAAAGATGGAGAGGGGCG TAGGAGCGATCCGACCAAAAAGAAGCAGCACATCTGTCACATCATCGGATGTGGCAAGATCTACGGAAAGACGTCACACCTGAGGGCCCACCTTCGCTGGCATACGGGGGAGCGACCCTTCGTCTGCAGCTGGTCCTTCTGCGGCAAGCGCTTCACTCGGTCCGATGAGCTTCAGCGTCACAAGAGGACGCACACAG GCGAGAAAAGGTTTGAGTGCACGGAGTGTCCCAAGCGCTTCATGCGGAGCGACCACCTGTCCAAGCACATCAAGACCCACTTCAACAAGAAGGGAGCGCTGGGCGCCAACAGCGGCGCCATCTCCACCAACCCCGCCTCGCCGGCCATGGAGGGCGGCTCGGACGGGCTGTCCGCCGGCGATCAGCACACCATCGTCGCCATGGAAACCCTGTCCGCGGAGAGCATAGCCCGGCTAGCCAGCAGCGGTATCAACATGGTGCCGGTGGACCTGAATCACATCAATGGGGGCAGCTACTAG
- the sp1 gene encoding transcription factor Sp1 isoform X2, which produces MRLSCRRNGGNPLLFCHLFEVNIINSTKFFRARRSVDQQQGEMAAVESGGGFSQKRNSQDSQQPSPLALLAATCSRIDTPGESDSSGEHQPGQQQLDMSQGILTSGANGWQVVPISVQASSSCVNTVTEAGKSRMVLSPSSSSASSTTATVSTQGQQQYVVAQAPTLQSQQVLTTIPGMVPNIQYQVIPQFQTVDGQPLQFAHGHQDASAASGQQFQIVSSANGQQLIAATNRGGGAGNIIAMPSLIQGSIPLQNITLGNSVLQNQHQFLANMPVSLNGNITLLPVSTGAGGAGGDSNNGGDAGNQLVQQLPTSSSSGYLTNVSSNTTQTSASYGMTQTHSSGAVAGTFQQSGGSSLGVPIQPDNREAQHPQQILIQPQQVIQGGTPLQTIQAGAITTAGGQVFATPTVSQEGLQNLQIMPNTGSILLRTVGPNGQVSWQTLQIQSPTGAQITLAQLGQTQGAPAAAGLSVNAVQIPGLQTINLNTLGGSGLQMHQLQSVPITLTSTAESAGDQTLQTGAESLDDSTALDDEDISPPQQGRRNRREACTCPYCKDGEGRSDPTKKKQHICHIIGCGKIYGKTSHLRAHLRWHTGERPFVCSWSFCGKRFTRSDELQRHKRTHTGEKRFECTECPKRFMRSDHLSKHIKTHFNKKGALGANSGAISTNPASPAMEGGSDGLSAGDQHTIVAMETLSAESIARLASSGINMVPVDLNHINGGSY; this is translated from the exons GACTCTCAGCAGCCATCGCCCCTGGCTCTGCTGGCGGCCACTTGCAGTCGCATCGACACGCCGGGGGAGAGCGACTCGTCTGGCGAGCATCAGCCAGGCCAGCAGCAGCTGGACATGAGCCAGGGCATCTTAACCTCCGGTGCCAACGGCTGGCAGGTGGTCCCCATCAGCGTGCAAGCGTCGTCGTCGTGTGTCAACACCGTCACCGAGGCGGGAAAGAGCAGAATGGTGCTGTCTCCATCATCGTCTTCAGCGTCATCAACCACAGCCACTGTGAGCACTCAGGGACAGCAGCAGTATGTGGTAGCTCAGGCGCCAACACTACAGAGTCAACAGGTGCTCACCACCATCCCTGGCATGGTGCCCAATATCCAGTATCAGGTCATTCCTCAGTTTCAGACTGTCGATGGTCAGCCGCTGCAGTTTGCACATGGCCACCAAGATGCCAGCGCAGCTTCCGGACAGCAGTTTCAGATCGTGTCTTCTGCCAACGGGCAGCAGCTCATAGCCGCCACAAACAGAGGTGGCGGAGCAGGAAACATTATCGCGATGCCCAGCCTTATTCAGGGCTCCATTCCCCTCCAGAACATCACATTGGGAAACAGCGTTTTGCAGAACCAGCACCAGTTCCTAGCAAATATGCCCGTGTCGCTTAATGGAAACATCACACTGCTGCCCGTCAGCACCGGCGCTGGTGGCGCTGGAGGAGACTCGAATAACGGCGGAGACGCGGGAAACCAGCTTGTCCAGCAACTGCCGACGTCTTCCAGCAGTGGTTACCTAACAAATGTCTCCAGCAATACCACTCAGACCTCCGCCTCGTACGGTATGACCCAAACACACAGTAGTGGAGCCGTGGCGGGGACATTCCAGCAGAGCGGAGGGTCTTCTTTAGGTGTCCCCATACAGCCGGACAACCGAGAGGCGCAACATCCGCAGCAAATCCTCATCCAGCCTCAACAGGTCATCCAAGGAGGAACACCCCTCCAAACCATCCAGGCCGGTGCCATTACAACAGCGGGCGGCCAGGTGTTTGCCACTCCGACAGTCAGCCAGGAAGGCCTCCAGAACCTCCAGATCATGCCAAACACGGGCTCCATCTTGCTGCGTACGGTAGGGCCCAACGGCCAGGTCAGCTGGCAGACCCTGCAGATTCAGAGTCCAACGGGAGCACAGATCACACTGGCCCAACTGGGTCAGACTCAGGGAGCCCCTGCAGCCGCCGGACTATCCGTCAACGCGGTGCAGATCCCCGGGCTTCAGACCATAAATCTCAACACCCTTGGAGGCTCGGGCCTGCAGATGCACCAACTCCAGAGTGTTCCCATCACCCTTACCAGCACGGCAG AGTCTGCAGGTGACCAAACGTTGCAGACGGGCGCCGAGAGTTTGGACGACAGCACTGCTCTGGACGATGAGGACATCAGCCCGCCGCAGCAGGGACGACGTAATCGCAGGGAAGCCTGCACTTGTCCTTACTGCAAAGATGGAGAGGGGCG GAGCGATCCGACCAAAAAGAAGCAGCACATCTGTCACATCATCGGATGTGGCAAGATCTACGGAAAGACGTCACACCTGAGGGCCCACCTTCGCTGGCATACGGGGGAGCGACCCTTCGTCTGCAGCTGGTCCTTCTGCGGCAAGCGCTTCACTCGGTCCGATGAGCTTCAGCGTCACAAGAGGACGCACACAG GCGAGAAAAGGTTTGAGTGCACGGAGTGTCCCAAGCGCTTCATGCGGAGCGACCACCTGTCCAAGCACATCAAGACCCACTTCAACAAGAAGGGAGCGCTGGGCGCCAACAGCGGCGCCATCTCCACCAACCCCGCCTCGCCGGCCATGGAGGGCGGCTCGGACGGGCTGTCCGCCGGCGATCAGCACACCATCGTCGCCATGGAAACCCTGTCCGCGGAGAGCATAGCCCGGCTAGCCAGCAGCGGTATCAACATGGTGCCGGTGGACCTGAATCACATCAATGGGGGCAGCTACTAG